The sequence AAAAGGAACTTTTTGTGTATCTATATATGGAAGTTCTTCATCTTTAAAAGTCCATGATGAACCATTTTTTTCAAAATCTAGACCTGAAAAGTTATATGCAGAAGGTGCTAACAATATTAGATTAGATATATCTTCATATTTATTAGCTAAATTTAGAGCATATTCAGCACCTTTTGAGGCACCTAATACTGTAATTGGATTCTTATCTATATTATTTTCTTCTATATATTTTAGTACATCTTCAAATTGTTCAAGTGGAATATTGATTAAAGTTTTTTGTTGATTTTTTTGTCCAAACATGAAAACAGCTAATACTTCATAGCCCTCTTTTACAATTCTTTCGGCTTCCCAAAAATTGGGGCTTCCTTCTGAACCTCCGTATGTAATTACTATCCCTTTATATTTTTTTTCTGTAGGTTTTAGATGAAAACCTTGGAAAGTATTAAAGTCAACTTTTTTAACTGTTACATTTTCTATAGTTTTATTATACAAATCTTCTAGGTTTTTATTAGATGAAGTTTCACTTTTATACTTATAGTTATTATATATTCTTAATAGTGTTATTATAGTAAATAATACTATGATGATTAAAAATATTTTTTTAAAAATTGCTAAGATTAATTTCATATTTCCCCCTACTTCAATTTTTTATTAATTCTTTCTATTTCTTTTATTTGGTATATGTAGCTAAATATCCATATAATTAAGTATATAATTATGAAAATTATTATGAAAAATATAAAATTTTCAGCTTTAAACCAACCAAAATAATATCCAATACTAGAAACAGTAAAAAAAGTTGAAATAAAGTGATAAATAGTTTTTTTATATAATGAAATGTTTTCTAATTTATATATTTCAGAAGAAAGACCTGACGTAATACCTATTATTGCAAATAATATTAGTGAAACTTTTGTTGCATACATTTCATTTGGAAACTTGCTAATAAATTCTGGATCTGCAAGTAACAATCTATCTTTAGAAAACATAAAAGCAATTGAAGTACCTATACCTATACCTATTAATCCGTTAAGAAATATATTTTTTATTATTTTATACATTTTAACCTCCTATAATCCTATTGAGTTTTTGAAATTTTTTAAATATGATCTTGAAACTGTTGTTGTTATACCTGTTTTAGTTTCAAGTTGTATACTACCAAAAAAATTTAAATTTAATTTTTTTATTTCATTTATTGCTATAATTTCTGAATTAGAAATTCTTATGAATTCTTTTGGATTTAACATCTCTTCTAATTCATATATTTTGTATTTTACTATATACTCATCTTTTTTTGTTGTTAAATAAACTTTTTTATCTTGTGCATAAAATCTAATTATATCTCTTTTTTCTATTAAATATTTTTTATCATTTTTTATACCTATAAATTTATTTTTATTTTCTGTTTCTAATAATTTAATTAAATTTTCAATTTCTTTATCTATTTTATTTGTATTTATAACTATGTTAGTTTCTTTTATACTTTCATCAATATTTATCTTTATTTTCATAATTACCTCCATTTCTTACATATACTATATTATATTATTCTTATTAAATCAATAAATATTGGATAAGTTGTAATCTATTAAGTATAAGTTGTAGTAAATCAATATATTTTATGTTAGAATATAGTTGAAATTTTACATATATAAAGGAAGTGAATAGATATGAAAAAAATTGTAAAATAAGTTTTTCGGCTACAGAATTAAAGCTTATTGCAATTATTGCAATGACTATAGATCATATTACTTGGTTAATGTATCCGGGGTTATCTAAGGAATTAGTTCCTATAATTATGCATATCATAGGTAGACTTACTGCTCCCATAATGTGGTATTTTATTGCTGAAGGATGTTATTATACTAAGGATATTAAAAAGTATTTTATTAGATTATTTTTTTTTGCATTAATAAGTCACTTTGCTTTTTGTTTTGGACTTGGAGTACCGTATAATGTCATGGATGGAAGTTTATTTAATAAAACTAGTGTTATGTTTCCTTTATCAATGGCAGTACTTTTAATTTGGATATTTAAGGAAGATAAATTTAAAAATATTACTAAATATATATGTATATTTATTCTTTGTTTAATAACTTTTGTTGCAGACTGGTCTTCAATTGCACTTATGATTCCTTTTTTACTATACATGCATAGAGATAATAAAAAGCAACAAATTAAGGATTATTTAATATGGATTAATGTTTATTCTATGATATATATATTATTTATTGATAAATTCTATGGAATACTACAGTTTGCTACTCTATTTTCTCTATTTTTCTTGTTAAAATATGATGGAACTAGAGGTAAGGAAATAGGAAGTAAATGGTTGTTCTATTACTATTATCCAGTACATTTAGTAGTAATAGGTGTTTTTAGAATATATATGTATGGAAATATTTCTTTAGTTCTATAATCTGTTTAATAATTTCTAGAAATAATATACAATCTGTGCTAAAATAAAGATGAATAAAAAATAGGAGGTAGAAAATGGTTTTTAAAGATTTTGAATACAAAAGGGTTGATATTGAGGAATTAAAAAGCATATACAATAGAATTAAAGAAGATTTAGAAAAATCAGAAAGTTCTGAAAAAGCTGCAGAATTGTACTTAGAATTAGATGAATTAAATAAAAAGTTTGGTACAAATTATTCATTAGCATATATCAGAAATAGTATAGATACTACTGATGAATTTTATGCAGCGGAAAAAGCATTTTATGATGAAAATTTACCTTTAGTTTCTGAATTTAGTAATGAATTAGGTATAGCATTTGCTAATTCTAAATTTAGACCAGAACTTGAAGAAAGATTTGGTAAATTAGCATTTCAAAAAATAGATTTAGATCTTAAAATATTCAAAAATGAAATAGTAGAAGATTTACAAGAAGAGAACAAGTTAACTACAGAGTATGTTAAATTAACTTCTAGTGCTAAAATAATGTTTGATGGAGAAGAAAGAAATCTTTCTGAAATGGTTCCATACACTCAAAATATAGATAGAGAAGTTAGAAAAGAAGCTGTAATTGCAGTTGGTAAATTCTTTGAAGAAAATATGGAAGAATATGATAGAATATATGATTCTATGGTAAAAGTTAGAGATAGAATTGCTAAAAAACTTGGATATGAAAACTTTGTTGAAGTTGGATATTTAAGAATGGGTAGATTAGATTACAATGCAAAAGATGTTGCAAATTATAGAAAACAAATAAAAGAAAGTGTTGTACCTCTATATGTTGAATTAAGAAAAAAACAAGAAAAAAGAATTAAAGTTGATAAATTAAAATATTATGATGAAGGTATGTCTTTCTTAACTGGAAACCCTACTCCTAAAGGAGATAGAGAATGGATGGTAGATAAAGCTAAAACTATGTATAAAGAATTATCACCTGAAACTCATGAATTCTTTTCTAAAATGGTAGAACAAGAATTGCTTGATTTAGATAGTAAAAAAGGTAAACAAGGTGGAGGATACTGTACATCACTTGATTCATACAATATGCCATTTATTTTTGCTAACTTTAATGGAACTGCGCATGATGTTGAAGTATTAACACATGAAGCAGGTCATGCTTTCCAATCATATCAAACAATGAGAAATGTTGATATATCAGCATATTATTGGCCAACTTCAGAATCTGCAGAAATTCATTCTATGAGTATGGAATTTTTAACTTGGCCATGGATGGAATCATTCTTCAAAGAAGATATAGATAAATTTAAATATCATCATTTAAGTGGAGCATTTTTATTCATACCTTATGGTGCATTAGTTGATGAATTCCAACACTATGTATATGAAAATCCAAATGTAACACCTGAAGATAGAAGAATGAAATGGTTAGAACTTGAAAAAGAATACTTACCAACTAGAGATTATGATGGTATAGAATCTTATGAAAAAGGATTGTTCTGGTTCAAACAAGGACATATATTTGAAATGCCTTTCTATTACATTGACTATACTTTAGCTCAAGTTATAGCATTACAAATGTGGAAATTAAATGGAGAAAATAAAGAACTTGCTTGGGAAAAATACATGAGACTATGTAATTTAGGTGGTTCTAAAACTTTCTTAGGATTATTAGAAGATGTAAAACTTGATAATCCATTTGAAAGTGGAAGTATATCTAAAATTATACCTCCAGTAAAAGCTTTCTTAGAAACTATTAATGATGAAAATCTATAATTATAGGATGCCAATTTGGCATCCTTTTTTATACTGTATTGCTTTTTTTAAAATTGTGAGGTTTAATATATTGTAATAATATTTTTTGGAGGTTGTTATGAAAAAATTAGAAAACAAAGTAGTAGTTGTAACTGGTGCAGCAATGGGAAATGGATTTGGTATTGCAAAAGTAATGGGTAAATATGGAGCAAAACTTGTATTAACTGATATAGCCCCTTTAGATGATGCTGTTAATGAACTAAAAAAATTAGGGTATGAAGCTATGGGTATACATATGGATGTTAGTAATTCTTATGAGGTAAAAAATGGTATAGAAAAGGTTATTGAAAAATATGGAAGAATAGATACTTTAGTTAATAATGCAGGTATTATTAGATTAGGAAGTTTATTAGAAACTAGTGATGAAATTAGAGATTTTCATTTTAATGTAAATATTAATGGTGTATGGAATGTTACTAAAGCTGTAATGCCATATATGCAAAAAGAAGGTTATGGAAGAATAGTTAATTTATCATCTGTAACTGGATTTATGGTTGTTGATAAAGGAGAATGTGCTTATGCTACAACTAAGGCTGCAATTATGGGATTTACAAGAGCTGTTGCAAGAGAAGCTGCAGAATACAATATCACATGTAATGCTATACTTCCAGGATATATATTGACACCTATGGCAGAACAAATAGCAAATGAATCTAATCCTTCTAATCCAGATTCAGTTATAGATGGTATTGCAAGTGCTGTACCTTTAGGTCGTTTAGGAACTATAGAAGAAGTTGGAGAAGTTGCAGCTTTTTTAGGTTCTGATGAATCTTCATATATTACAGGTACTCCTATAGTAATAGATGGAGGAAGTACATTACCTGAAACTGTGTCAGTAGGGGTATAGGATTATAAGGTAAATCTAATTGTATTTTATAATGATTTATGGTAGTATTTGTATAGTAAAATATGAGGAGTAAAAAAATGACAGAATTAGAAAGATCAAAAGAGATAATAAGCTTTATAGCTAATTCAACAAGAAAAACACCTGTTAAACTTTATACGGATGAAGATATAAAGGGTGAATATGATGTTAAAATAATAGGGAAAGAAATAAAAATAATAATAGGTAACTGGGATGAAGTTGAAAAACTTATTAAGGAAAATGATTTGAAAAATTATCATTTAGAAAGTGATAGAAGAAATTCCGCAGTACCAATGTTAGATATAAAAAATATTGACGCTAGAATAGAACCAGGTGCAATTATTAGAGATAAAGTAATAATTGAAAGTAAGGCAGTAATTATGATGGGTGCTGTTATAAATATAGGTGCTAAAATTGGAGAAGGTACTATGATAGATATGAATGCAGTACTTGGAGGAAGAGCAACTGTAGGTAAAAATTGTCATATAGGAGCAGGAACAGTTTTAGCAGGAGTAATTGAACCACCTTCAGCAGACCCTGTAGTTATAGAAGATAACGTTGTTATTGGAGCTAATGCTGTAGTTTTAGAAGGAGTTAGAGTAGGTGCAAATTCTGTTGTTGCAGCAGGAGCGGTTGTAACTGAAAATGTTCCAAGTGGTGTAGTAGTTGCTGGTATGCCAGCTAAAGTAATAAAAGTTATAGATGATAAAACTAAATCTAAGACAGAGATTGTAGAAGAATTAAGAAAATAAGTAGGGTAAAATATATGAAAAAACTGTTAATATATTTATTTCTTTCTCTTTCAATCATATTAAATGCAAGTATTAAATCAGATTTTGAAAAATCTTTAAAATTAATGACTGAAAATAGATATGAAGAGGCAAAGATTATGCTACATATTTTAGTTGAAAAAAAGATTGATAATATTGAAGATAAAAAATATATAGAATCTGCAAATTACTATCTTGCAAATATTTACCATAGAGAGAATAAAATAAAAGAAGCTAAACTATATTATAGAAGATTATCAGATAATTTAGAGACTAAATCTTTTTCTGCTATTAAGTCTAATCAATATTTACTTTCTATAGCAATGGAAGAAGGAGATATGGATGAGGCTATTAATCAAACTGAGATATTAATGAAAAGAACAGATTATAAAGAATTACCTTTTTTATCAAATTTAATTTATTTATATGAAATAAATAATAAGGAAACTAAATTACAAAAATTAAATAAGAATATAGTTTCAAAATTAAATGAAAAAGATAAAGGTAAGTTATTTAGCTTATTATCATTAACTTATTTAGAAAATAAGAGGTTTGATGATGCGAAAAGATATTTAGATTTATTATTAAATAGTAATGATAATGAAAACAAACAATTAGGGTATTTAGGTTATGCAAATTTTGA is a genomic window of Streptobacillus felis containing:
- a CDS encoding acyl-CoA thioester hydrolase/BAAT C-terminal domain-containing protein; translated protein: MKLILAIFKKIFLIIIVLFTIITLLRIYNNYKYKSETSSNKNLEDLYNKTIENVTVKKVDFNTFQGFHLKPTEKKYKGIVITYGGSEGSPNFWEAERIVKEGYEVLAVFMFGQKNQQKTLINIPLEQFEDVLKYIEENNIDKNPITVLGASKGAEYALNLANKYEDISNLILLAPSAYNFSGLDFEKNGSSWTFKDEELPYIDTQKVPFSVILKDIIIPRIISLPISFSNLYNKAIEVDTNATTKLIPIKDLKTNILIITGEDDKLWDSYNMSLKIKKQKPSVILKTYKNAGHIFEGNGIINIGNMKLRTGGNIKDNENAQKDKVKHISEFLKSQHNK
- a CDS encoding DUF3021 domain-containing protein, giving the protein MYKIIKNIFLNGLIGIGIGTSIAFMFSKDRLLLADPEFISKFPNEMYATKVSLILFAIIGITSGLSSEIYKLENISLYKKTIYHFISTFFTVSSIGYYFGWFKAENFIFFIIIFIIIYLIIWIFSYIYQIKEIERINKKLK
- a CDS encoding LytTR family DNA-binding domain-containing protein; this translates as MKIKINIDESIKETNIVINTNKIDKEIENLIKLLETENKNKFIGIKNDKKYLIEKRDIIRFYAQDKKVYLTTKKDEYIVKYKIYELEEMLNPKEFIRISNSEIIAINEIKKLNLNFFGSIQLETKTGITTTVSRSYLKNFKNSIGL
- a CDS encoding TraX family protein — protein: MNRYEKNCKISFSATELKLIAIIAMTIDHITWLMYPGLSKELVPIIMHIIGRLTAPIMWYFIAEGCYYTKDIKKYFIRLFFFALISHFAFCFGLGVPYNVMDGSLFNKTSVMFPLSMAVLLIWIFKEDKFKNITKYICIFILCLITFVADWSSIALMIPFLLYMHRDNKKQQIKDYLIWINVYSMIYILFIDKFYGILQFATLFSLFFLLKYDGTRGKEIGSKWLFYYYYPVHLVVIGVFRIYMYGNISLVL
- a CDS encoding M3 family oligoendopeptidase; the protein is MVFKDFEYKRVDIEELKSIYNRIKEDLEKSESSEKAAELYLELDELNKKFGTNYSLAYIRNSIDTTDEFYAAEKAFYDENLPLVSEFSNELGIAFANSKFRPELEERFGKLAFQKIDLDLKIFKNEIVEDLQEENKLTTEYVKLTSSAKIMFDGEERNLSEMVPYTQNIDREVRKEAVIAVGKFFEENMEEYDRIYDSMVKVRDRIAKKLGYENFVEVGYLRMGRLDYNAKDVANYRKQIKESVVPLYVELRKKQEKRIKVDKLKYYDEGMSFLTGNPTPKGDREWMVDKAKTMYKELSPETHEFFSKMVEQELLDLDSKKGKQGGGYCTSLDSYNMPFIFANFNGTAHDVEVLTHEAGHAFQSYQTMRNVDISAYYWPTSESAEIHSMSMEFLTWPWMESFFKEDIDKFKYHHLSGAFLFIPYGALVDEFQHYVYENPNVTPEDRRMKWLELEKEYLPTRDYDGIESYEKGLFWFKQGHIFEMPFYYIDYTLAQVIALQMWKLNGENKELAWEKYMRLCNLGGSKTFLGLLEDVKLDNPFESGSISKIIPPVKAFLETINDENL
- the ucpA gene encoding SDR family oxidoreductase UcpA, translated to MKKLENKVVVVTGAAMGNGFGIAKVMGKYGAKLVLTDIAPLDDAVNELKKLGYEAMGIHMDVSNSYEVKNGIEKVIEKYGRIDTLVNNAGIIRLGSLLETSDEIRDFHFNVNINGVWNVTKAVMPYMQKEGYGRIVNLSSVTGFMVVDKGECAYATTKAAIMGFTRAVAREAAEYNITCNAILPGYILTPMAEQIANESNPSNPDSVIDGIASAVPLGRLGTIEEVGEVAAFLGSDESSYITGTPIVIDGGSTLPETVSVGV
- the dapD gene encoding 2,3,4,5-tetrahydropyridine-2,6-dicarboxylate N-acetyltransferase encodes the protein MTELERSKEIISFIANSTRKTPVKLYTDEDIKGEYDVKIIGKEIKIIIGNWDEVEKLIKENDLKNYHLESDRRNSAVPMLDIKNIDARIEPGAIIRDKVIIESKAVIMMGAVINIGAKIGEGTMIDMNAVLGGRATVGKNCHIGAGTVLAGVIEPPSADPVVIEDNVVIGANAVVLEGVRVGANSVVAAGAVVTENVPSGVVVAGMPAKVIKVIDDKTKSKTEIVEELRK
- a CDS encoding tetratricopeptide repeat protein — encoded protein: MKKLLIYLFLSLSIILNASIKSDFEKSLKLMTENRYEEAKIMLHILVEKKIDNIEDKKYIESANYYLANIYHRENKIKEAKLYYRRLSDNLETKSFSAIKSNQYLLSIAMEEGDMDEAINQTEILMKRTDYKELPFLSNLIYLYEINNKETKLQKLNKNIVSKLNEKDKGKLFSLLSLTYLENKRFDDAKRYLDLLLNSNDNENKQLGYLGYANFEIVQINKEGAMEYLSKALNLQKNTPKYILENINKIYISLEEPEKAYDVLMSIEKDSNMDANLIVELIKYAKVLDKKDDLIKYLNKLESMGISNYDLGIKMASENLLEYAEKYLIKSRDFDKKNVNFALINIYFSNQDLNKLQVLLEDMVNSNEINIEKKDSILIEYEHFQKYKNKRN